The DNA segment TGCTCACCGAGCGGGCGCCAAGCCGGGAGGGCTCGCTGGCCGAGGCCCTGCGGGTGACCGGCGCGGAAAAGCGCCGCTTCACTCGAGCAGACATCCAGGCCCGCGCCCGGCGCGTGCTCGACATGGCGGTGCGCCAGGGCACCACCGCGATGCGCAGCCACGCCGAGGTGGATCCCATCGTGGGCCTGATGGGCTTCGAGGCGCTCGCCGCGCTCAAGCGCGAGTACGCCCCCGCCATCGACCTGCAGCTCTGCGCCTTCGCCCAGGAGGGTATCCTCCAGGCGCCCGGCACCGAGGCGCTCCTCCGCGAGGCGCTGCGGGCGGGCGCCGACCTGGTGGGAGGCGTGCCCTACAACGACACGGACGCGCGCCGGCACATCGACATCGTGTTCGACCTGGCCGCCGAGTTCTCCGTGGACGTCGACTTCCACACCGACTTCTTCGACGAGCCGCAGCACCTGCACGCGCGCTACATCGCCGAGCAGACGCTCCGGCGGGGCTGGCAGGGTCGCGTGGCCCTCGGCCACATGAGCGAGATGGCGGCGCTGCCGCCCGACGAGCAGGAATCGCTCGCGCGCCGGCTCGCCGAGGCCGGCGTGGCGGTGATCGTCCTGCCTGCGACCGATCTGTACCTGATGGGGCGCAAGGACGTCCGCAGCGTGCGCCGCGGTCTCGCGCCGGCGCGACGGCTGCTCGGGACCGGGGTCACGGTCGCCGCGGCGACGAACAACGTGCGGAACGCGTTCACCCCGTTCGGGACCGCGGGCCTGCCGCTGATGGGGTACCTCTTGGGCGTGGCCGGCCACCTGGGCGGTCAGGCCGACCTACCGTTGCTCCTCGACATGCTCACCACGCAGCCGGCGCGAATCCTCCGCGTGCCCGACTACGGCCTGGCGGTGGGCTGCCGCGCCGATCTCGTCGTCTGGGACACCGACCGCGCCGACGAGATCATCACCGCGCTCGCCCCCTGCCATCTCGTGACCAGGGCCGGACGCGTGACCCTCGAGCACACCCGCTCCCTCACCGAGTCCTGGCGCACCTAGATCGGGGTCAGCGCGAAATGTCGTTTTGCAAGACCTGACCCCGTCAGGGGGTGATGATGGTCTTGGCGCCGCGGCCGGCGGTGGCGTGGGCGAAGGCGTCCTCGATGCGCTCGAG comes from the Candidatus Methylomirabilota bacterium genome and includes:
- a CDS encoding amidohydrolase family protein yields the protein MTGPLDLLLRECRLPDGLVADIGCHGGRIVAIGRLSRRSAARTISCEGRAVTPGLVDAHIHLDKALLTERAPSREGSLAEALRVTGAEKRRFTRADIQARARRVLDMAVRQGTTAMRSHAEVDPIVGLMGFEALAALKREYAPAIDLQLCAFAQEGILQAPGTEALLREALRAGADLVGGVPYNDTDARRHIDIVFDLAAEFSVDVDFHTDFFDEPQHLHARYIAEQTLRRGWQGRVALGHMSEMAALPPDEQESLARRLAEAGVAVIVLPATDLYLMGRKDVRSVRRGLAPARRLLGTGVTVAAATNNVRNAFTPFGTAGLPLMGYLLGVAGHLGGQADLPLLLDMLTTQPARILRVPDYGLAVGCRADLVVWDTDRADEIITALAPCHLVTRAGRVTLEHTRSLTESWRT